A DNA window from Agarivorans sp. TSD2052 contains the following coding sequences:
- the trkA gene encoding Trk system potassium transporter TrkA, translating to MKIIILGAGQVGGTLAENLVGEKSDITLVDTDQDRLRELQDKFDLQVVFGHAAHPSVLREAGAHDADMLVAVTNSDETNMAACQIAYTLFNTPNKVARIRSEELLAEKEALFCNEAVPLDHLIAPEQLVTDYISRLIDYPGALQVMQFARGRVGLVAIKAYYGGPLVGNALSVLRDHIPDIETRVAAIFRQGRAIRPQGTTVIEADDEVFFVAASDHIRKVMGELQKLEKPYRRLMIVGGGNIGAALAKRLESQYSVKLIEHNQRRAEQLAEMLNNTIVFCGDASDQELLSEENIEQVDVFIAVTNDDEANIMSAMLAKRMGAKKVMVLIQRGAYVELVQGGTIDIAISPQQATISALLTHVRRADIVNVYSLRRGAAEAIEAIAHGDSSTSKVVGRSIGELKLPPGTTIGAVVRGHEVIIAHDHTVIEQDDHVVMFLVDKKFIPEVERLFQPSPFFL from the coding sequence ATGAAAATCATCATTCTTGGAGCGGGCCAAGTAGGCGGCACGTTAGCAGAAAACTTGGTTGGCGAGAAATCAGATATCACCTTGGTGGATACTGACCAAGATCGCTTAAGAGAGCTACAAGATAAGTTTGATTTACAGGTCGTATTTGGCCACGCAGCTCACCCTAGCGTGCTGCGTGAAGCCGGTGCCCATGACGCCGACATGCTAGTTGCGGTCACCAATAGCGATGAAACAAACATGGCAGCCTGCCAAATTGCCTACACGCTATTTAATACTCCCAACAAAGTGGCGCGGATCCGCTCTGAAGAATTATTAGCAGAAAAAGAGGCATTGTTTTGTAACGAAGCGGTACCGCTCGACCATCTCATTGCCCCAGAACAGCTAGTCACCGACTACATTAGCCGCTTGATTGATTACCCCGGCGCACTGCAAGTTATGCAGTTTGCTCGCGGTCGAGTAGGCCTTGTCGCCATTAAGGCCTACTATGGCGGCCCCTTAGTAGGCAATGCCTTATCGGTATTGCGCGATCACATTCCTGATATTGAAACCCGTGTAGCCGCTATTTTCCGTCAGGGGCGCGCTATTCGGCCACAGGGAACCACGGTTATCGAAGCCGATGACGAAGTGTTTTTTGTAGCCGCCAGCGACCACATCAGAAAAGTTATGGGCGAACTGCAAAAGTTAGAAAAGCCCTACCGACGGCTAATGATTGTGGGTGGAGGTAACATTGGTGCAGCCTTAGCTAAACGCTTAGAAAGCCAATATAGCGTCAAACTTATCGAACATAACCAACGCCGCGCAGAACAACTGGCCGAAATGCTCAACAACACGATTGTGTTCTGTGGTGACGCATCAGACCAAGAGCTGCTCAGTGAAGAGAACATCGAACAAGTGGATGTTTTTATTGCGGTAACCAACGACGACGAAGCCAACATTATGTCGGCCATGTTGGCTAAACGCATGGGCGCTAAGAAAGTCATGGTGTTGATTCAACGTGGCGCCTATGTTGAGTTAGTGCAAGGTGGCACCATCGATATTGCCATCTCACCGCAACAAGCGACTATTTCAGCGCTGCTCACGCATGTGCGGCGCGCCGATATTGTCAACGTCTATTCTCTGCGCCGTGGCGCAGCCGAAGCCATTGAAGCAATCGCCCACGGCGACAGCAGCACCTCAAAGGTCGTTGGCCGCAGTATTGGCGAACTAAAACTTCCCCCGGGCACCACCATTGGTGCAGTAGTGCGAGGTCACGAAGTAATCATTGCTCACGATCATACGGTAATAGAACAAGATGACCATGTGGTGATGTTCTTAGTTGATAAGAAATTCATCCCTGAAGTAGAACGTTTGTTCCAACCTAGCCCGTTCTTCTTGTAG